The following are encoded together in the Sphingomonas insulae genome:
- a CDS encoding metallophosphoesterase, with protein sequence MRSSCSPSFSWRSISARSSRCWSGRRRCRNRQRFATPWRRWRRSPRRSVSATRCGSPRGRCAGGRARPSPALDGYRIIQLTDLHISRLFTARWAQAVVERANAAGGDLIVVTGDFIDGSVAMRRDDVAPLRRLRAPDGVYAIPGNHEYFFSYAAWMQALSDMGFRLLPNAHAVIARDDARLVIAGVTDLSAPGVGEAAPELALALRGAPADAPIVLLDHQPRRARDAAARGVALQLSGHTHGGMIVGLDRLVARGNAGFVSGRYDVGGMTLYVSNGTGLWPGFALRLGVPSEITRITLTRAREAG encoded by the coding sequence GTGCGCTCGTCCTGCTCGCCGTCCTTCAGCTGGCGCTCGATCTCGGCGCGCTCGTCACGATGCTGGTCCGGCAGGCGGCGGTGCAGGAACCGGCAGCGCTTCGCTACGCCGTGGCGGCGCTGGCGGCGGTCGCCGCGGCGATCGGTGTCGGCAACGCGGTGCGGGTCCCCCCGTGGTCGATGTGCAGGTGGCCGTGCGCGACCTTCCCCCGCCCTCGACGGGTATCGCATTATCCAGCTGACCGACCTCCACATCAGCCGGCTGTTCACGGCCCGGTGGGCGCAGGCGGTGGTCGAACGGGCGAACGCCGCCGGCGGCGATCTGATCGTCGTGACCGGCGACTTCATCGACGGATCGGTCGCCATGCGGCGCGACGACGTGGCGCCGCTGCGCCGGCTGCGTGCCCCGGACGGCGTGTATGCCATTCCCGGCAACCACGAGTATTTCTTCAGCTATGCCGCGTGGATGCAAGCGTTGTCGGATATGGGGTTCCGCCTGCTGCCGAATGCGCATGCGGTGATCGCGCGCGATGATGCGCGACTGGTGATCGCCGGCGTCACCGACCTGTCGGCGCCGGGCGTAGGCGAAGCGGCGCCCGAGCTGGCGCTGGCGCTGCGGGGCGCGCCCGCCGACGCGCCGATCGTCCTGCTCGACCACCAGCCCCGACGCGCCCGCGACGCCGCCGCGCGCGGCGTCGCGCTGCAGCTGTCGGGACATACGCATGGTGGGATGATCGTCGGGCTCGACCGGCTGGTCGCACGCGGCAACGCGGGGTTCGTATCCGGGCGCTACGACGTCGGCGGCATGACGCTCTACGTCAGCAACGGCACCGGATTGTGGCCGGGCTTCGCCCTGAGGCTGGGCGTGCCGTCGGAGATCACGCGCATCACCCTCACCCGTGCACGCGAAGCAGGCTGA
- a CDS encoding BCCT family transporter yields the protein MSVKHINPRVFWGSSAIIGALLVSTLAMPGIADHAFKAAQAWAIDTFGWFYISSVAVFLVVVLALGFGPAGKLKLGPDDAEPDFPYVSWLAMLFAAGMGIGLMYFAVAEPVQHYISPPEAKSGTITAAREAMAITFHHYGVHAWAIYALVGLSLGYFTYRKDLPLTLRSGLSPLLGKRINGPIGDAIDIFAVCGTVFGVSTSLGFGVSQMTAGLAYEYGVPDGTTTKIVVIVLVMGAATLSVLSGADRGIRRLSELNLAMAVLLMLFVLALGPTLFLLRALMQNFGLYLDHFVMRTFTLYAYEPRAWMADWTLFYWAWWIAWSPFVGMFIARISRGRTIREFVIGVLFVPTAFTFLWMTVFGNTAISLDLGSAAGGIARAVQADLSTALFKFLEYLPAASITSTLAIALVAVFFITSADSGALVIDTLASGGAEDTPRWQRIYWCVLLGVTATLLLVIGGLGALQAATLLAALPFCFIMLLLAVGLVRQTNADLAGVTLSDTAPAVATRLKRLLVPARRTEILRELAQTGGPALRSVHEALQKEGWAESVVEIDEERCVLTLGMEAGRSFTYRLAPRSRPLAAYTALEASEERRSKAWFLAAQTNEDSRMRDLTGFTVEQIAADVLTQLERWRPR from the coding sequence ATGTCAGTCAAACATATAAACCCGCGGGTGTTCTGGGGATCGTCGGCCATTATCGGTGCCCTGCTGGTCAGCACGCTGGCGATGCCGGGCATCGCGGATCATGCCTTCAAGGCTGCGCAAGCCTGGGCGATCGATACGTTCGGGTGGTTCTATATCTCCTCGGTCGCCGTGTTTCTGGTCGTCGTCCTTGCCCTCGGCTTCGGCCCTGCGGGCAAGCTGAAGCTTGGTCCCGACGATGCCGAGCCCGACTTTCCGTACGTCTCCTGGCTGGCGATGCTGTTTGCGGCCGGCATGGGCATCGGGCTGATGTATTTCGCGGTTGCCGAACCGGTCCAGCACTACATTTCGCCGCCCGAGGCGAAGAGCGGCACGATCACCGCCGCGCGTGAGGCCATGGCCATCACGTTCCATCATTACGGTGTCCATGCCTGGGCGATATATGCGCTGGTCGGCCTGAGCCTCGGCTATTTCACCTATCGCAAGGACCTGCCGCTGACCCTGCGTTCCGGCCTGTCTCCGCTTCTGGGCAAGCGCATCAACGGGCCGATCGGCGATGCGATCGACATCTTTGCGGTGTGCGGCACCGTCTTTGGCGTGTCGACGTCGCTCGGCTTTGGCGTTTCGCAAATGACGGCCGGCCTGGCGTATGAATATGGCGTGCCGGACGGCACCACGACCAAGATCGTCGTCATCGTGCTCGTCATGGGGGCCGCTACCCTGTCGGTGCTGAGTGGTGCGGACCGCGGCATACGCCGGCTGTCCGAACTCAACCTGGCGATGGCGGTGCTGTTGATGCTGTTCGTGCTGGCCCTTGGCCCAACGCTGTTCCTGCTGCGCGCCCTGATGCAGAATTTCGGTCTGTACCTCGATCATTTCGTCATGCGGACGTTCACGCTCTACGCCTACGAGCCGCGGGCGTGGATGGCGGATTGGACGCTGTTCTACTGGGCATGGTGGATTGCGTGGTCGCCTTTCGTCGGCATGTTCATCGCGCGCATTTCGCGCGGCCGGACGATACGGGAATTCGTCATCGGCGTGCTGTTCGTCCCCACCGCATTCACGTTCCTGTGGATGACCGTGTTCGGCAACACCGCCATCTCGCTCGATCTCGGCTCTGCCGCGGGTGGTATCGCGCGGGCCGTGCAGGCGGATCTTTCGACCGCGCTGTTCAAGTTCCTCGAATATCTCCCCGCCGCCAGCATCACCTCCACCCTCGCCATCGCCCTTGTGGCGGTGTTCTTCATCACGTCGGCGGACTCCGGGGCGCTGGTGATCGACACGCTTGCATCCGGTGGTGCGGAGGATACCCCGCGCTGGCAGCGCATCTATTGGTGCGTGCTGCTCGGGGTGACCGCTACCTTGCTGCTGGTGATCGGTGGCCTCGGCGCGCTGCAGGCCGCCACCCTGCTGGCGGCATTGCCGTTCTGTTTCATCATGCTGTTGCTGGCGGTCGGCCTGGTGCGGCAGACCAACGCGGACCTTGCCGGCGTGACTCTGTCGGACACGGCGCCGGCGGTGGCGACGCGGCTGAAGCGGTTGCTCGTGCCGGCACGGCGTACCGAAATCCTGCGCGAACTGGCGCAGACCGGCGGGCCGGCACTGCGATCGGTCCATGAGGCATTGCAGAAGGAGGGGTGGGCGGAAAGCGTCGTCGAGATCGACGAGGAACGATGCGTGCTGACCCTGGGAATGGAGGCCGGACGCTCGTTCACCTATCGCCTTGCGCCCCGTTCCCGTCCGCTGGCGGCCTATACCGCGCTGGAGGCGTCCGAAGAGCGCCGCAGCAAGGCGTGGTTCCTCGCCGCCCAGACGAACGAGGACAGCCGGATGCGCGACCTGACGGGCTTTACCGTCGAACAGATCGCAGCGGATGTCCTCACGCAGCTGGAGCGCTGGCGACCACGCTGA
- a CDS encoding HWE histidine kinase domain-containing protein, with the protein MQVGFKMTPVAMVVSDPTLPDCPLIYVNQAFEQLTGFAAGEVLGRNCRFMQGPLTDPADVARLRSAIARREPIGLDLLNHRRDGTPFWNRLMVAPVFCEGGSLRYFVASQIDVTIERHRVLKLEQDREALAAEIAQRDADLTQHNMRLRLALKAGALGTWTFDLPEQVLTASSGCKRIFGRPTAEPFTYDELLASVHPEDRPAMQAAVLRTIEHGDPYHIEYRILTPAGEQRWVSVQGDLQHRADGTPLAMSGFSTDISARKVAEEHRAVLARELTHRVKNTLATVNAVVSQTLRDAASLEDAATAVSGRIASLGAAHELLIQDEVEGATIGDIVDRALLPFKDRDGARFTAHGPSVRLLPEVTLALAMALHELATNAIKYGALSVPDGRVSIEWSIKREDGERRLFFCWAEHDGPPVSPPARTGFGTRMIERVLRRHVRGGAAIHYPESGVRFEIEAVI; encoded by the coding sequence ATGCAGGTCGGTTTCAAGATGACCCCGGTCGCGATGGTGGTCAGCGATCCGACGCTGCCCGACTGCCCGTTGATCTACGTGAACCAGGCATTCGAGCAATTGACCGGATTTGCCGCCGGCGAAGTCCTGGGGCGCAACTGTCGCTTCATGCAGGGGCCGCTGACCGATCCTGCGGATGTCGCGCGGCTAAGGAGCGCCATCGCCCGGCGCGAGCCGATCGGACTCGACCTGTTGAACCATCGCCGCGACGGCACGCCGTTCTGGAATCGCCTGATGGTCGCGCCGGTATTCTGCGAAGGAGGATCGCTTCGCTACTTCGTCGCCTCGCAGATCGATGTCACGATCGAGCGGCATCGGGTGCTGAAGCTGGAGCAGGATCGCGAGGCACTCGCCGCAGAGATCGCGCAGCGGGACGCCGACCTGACGCAGCACAACATGCGGTTGCGGCTGGCGTTAAAGGCAGGTGCGCTGGGGACCTGGACGTTCGACCTGCCCGAGCAGGTTCTGACCGCGTCGTCGGGATGCAAGCGCATCTTCGGCCGTCCGACCGCAGAGCCCTTTACCTATGACGAATTGCTGGCATCGGTTCATCCCGAAGATCGTCCGGCGATGCAGGCCGCGGTCCTTCGCACGATCGAGCATGGCGACCCCTATCACATCGAATATCGCATCCTGACCCCGGCCGGCGAGCAGCGCTGGGTGTCGGTGCAGGGCGATCTCCAGCATCGTGCAGACGGCACGCCGCTGGCGATGTCCGGCTTCTCGACCGACATATCCGCCCGCAAGGTTGCCGAGGAGCATCGCGCTGTCCTGGCGCGCGAACTGACGCATCGGGTCAAGAACACGCTCGCCACGGTGAATGCGGTGGTCAGCCAGACGTTGCGCGATGCCGCGTCGCTGGAGGATGCCGCGACGGCGGTGTCCGGAAGGATCGCCAGCCTGGGTGCCGCGCACGAATTGCTGATCCAGGACGAGGTCGAGGGTGCCACGATCGGCGACATCGTCGATCGCGCGCTGCTGCCGTTCAAGGATCGGGACGGCGCGCGGTTCACTGCGCACGGCCCCTCCGTCCGGCTGTTGCCCGAAGTGACGTTGGCGCTCGCGATGGCGCTCCATGAACTGGCGACCAACGCCATCAAATATGGTGCGTTGTCCGTACCGGACGGCCGGGTCTCCATCGAATGGTCGATCAAGCGGGAGGACGGCGAGCGTCGCCTGTTCTTCTGCTGGGCCGAGCATGACGGCCCGCCGGTGTCGCCACCCGCCCGGACGGGGTTTGGCACGCGCATGATCGAGCGCGTGCTGCGCCGCCACGTGCGCGGCGGCGCAGCAATCCATTATCCCGAAAGCGGCGTCCGGTTCGAGATCGAGGCCGTCATCTAA
- a CDS encoding fatty acid desaturase, producing MTREGDGAAISMLLAAVIGVAWTVIHIGAIFFWEWRPSTAAFAVVLVLVQAWLSTGLFIVAHDCMHGSFAPGRPRLNRVVGTLCLGAYAGLSYRALYPKHHAHHAAPGTDTDPDFNPAAPRHLGSWFLRFFLGYYTHAQIVRITVAAILYLLLGASLLNIVVFWAVPALLALGQLFLFGTYLPHRHGATPFADAHNARGNGLSPLASLATCFHFGTYHHEHHLSPATPWWRLPGMKRSSERRVDPGRG from the coding sequence ATGACGCGGGAAGGGGACGGGGCGGCTATCAGTATGTTGCTCGCCGCGGTCATCGGCGTGGCCTGGACGGTCATTCATATCGGCGCGATCTTCTTCTGGGAATGGCGGCCGTCGACCGCTGCGTTCGCGGTGGTGCTCGTCCTCGTGCAGGCGTGGCTCAGCACCGGTCTGTTCATCGTCGCGCATGATTGCATGCACGGCTCGTTCGCTCCGGGGCGGCCGCGCCTGAACCGCGTGGTGGGCACGCTCTGCCTCGGTGCGTATGCCGGCCTGTCCTATCGGGCCCTGTACCCCAAGCATCACGCGCATCATGCCGCGCCCGGCACGGATACGGACCCCGATTTCAACCCGGCGGCCCCCCGCCATCTCGGGTCATGGTTCCTCCGTTTCTTCCTCGGTTATTATACGCACGCGCAGATCGTCCGGATCACGGTCGCGGCGATCCTCTATCTGCTGCTGGGTGCGTCGCTGCTCAACATCGTGGTCTTCTGGGCGGTGCCCGCGCTGCTGGCGTTGGGGCAGCTGTTCCTGTTCGGCACCTACCTGCCGCACCGGCATGGCGCGACACCATTCGCTGACGCCCACAACGCTCGCGGTAACGGCCTGTCGCCGCTGGCATCGCTTGCCACCTGCTTCCACTTCGGCACCTATCACCACGAACATCATCTCAGCCCGGCGACGCCGTGGTGGCGATTGCCGGGGATGAAGCGATCATCCGAACGCCGGGTCGATCCCGGCCGCGGCTGA
- a CDS encoding M28 family peptidase encodes MSRFAAAIIALPLIGAAPATVQIPAERLSADVRTLASDAFGGRAPGTPGEAKTVDWLVAQFKAAGLEPGGPGGSWTQPVPLIRTMLGSGTVSANGTDWVGGRDVYLSTVRPDARAVVRNAPLVFVGYGVSAPERQWDDFKGVDLKGKVAVFLVNDPDFEAGAGDDAVGRFGGRRMTYYGRWTYKFEEAARRGAVAALIVHDTAGAGYGWATVTAPGGENYDVAAPAASRVALQGWIAGDAATRLFAQAGLDLAQLRKTARRSDFRPVALAGAGLSADLPVTVTRAESRNVLARLTGRSRPDETIMYGAHWDAYGEGAPDAAGRRIRPGANDDALGTAGVLAIARAAARAPRPARTQVFALWTGEERGLLGSETYAAHPVYPVAKTVANLTLDILQTAGPARDVLLVGAGQNTLEDRLAGAAQAQGRTVTPESLPERGLFYRADHFSLARRGVPTLLLMAISGTPNLVEGGRAAGQRWLDGYMRCYHQTCDAWSADWNLAGAAADVDLLRRIGFDLANDTRWPEWNATSEFKAIRAATAAQRGGS; translated from the coding sequence ATGTCACGTTTCGCCGCCGCCATCATCGCCCTTCCGCTGATCGGCGCGGCACCCGCTACCGTGCAGATTCCCGCCGAACGGCTGTCGGCCGACGTCCGCACGCTCGCGTCCGATGCGTTCGGCGGGCGGGCGCCGGGAACGCCGGGCGAGGCGAAGACGGTCGACTGGCTGGTCGCGCAGTTCAAGGCGGCCGGACTGGAGCCCGGCGGCCCCGGCGGCAGCTGGACGCAGCCGGTACCGTTGATCCGCACGATGCTGGGATCCGGCACGGTCTCCGCCAACGGAACCGACTGGGTCGGCGGGCGCGATGTCTACCTCTCGACGGTGCGGCCGGATGCGCGCGCCGTGGTCCGGAACGCGCCGCTGGTGTTCGTCGGCTATGGCGTCAGCGCGCCCGAACGGCAGTGGGACGATTTCAAGGGCGTCGACCTCAAGGGCAAGGTCGCCGTCTTCCTGGTCAACGATCCCGATTTCGAAGCGGGTGCGGGTGACGATGCCGTCGGCCGGTTCGGCGGGCGGCGCATGACCTATTACGGCCGCTGGACCTATAAGTTCGAAGAGGCCGCGCGGCGCGGCGCGGTGGCGGCCCTCATCGTCCACGACACCGCCGGCGCCGGTTACGGCTGGGCGACGGTCACCGCGCCCGGCGGCGAGAATTACGACGTCGCCGCCCCCGCCGCATCCCGCGTCGCCCTGCAGGGCTGGATTGCGGGCGACGCCGCGACCCGGCTGTTCGCGCAGGCGGGGCTCGATCTGGCGCAATTGCGCAAGACGGCACGGCGATCGGACTTCCGCCCCGTCGCGCTGGCGGGCGCCGGCCTGTCCGCCGACCTGCCCGTCACCGTGACGCGCGCCGAAAGCCGCAACGTCCTCGCCAGGCTCACCGGTCGCAGCCGCCCGGACGAGACGATCATGTACGGCGCCCATTGGGACGCCTACGGCGAAGGGGCGCCGGATGCGGCGGGCCGGCGCATCCGTCCCGGTGCCAACGACGATGCGCTCGGCACCGCCGGCGTGCTCGCGATCGCCCGTGCCGCCGCCAGGGCACCGCGTCCCGCACGCACCCAGGTCTTCGCATTGTGGACCGGCGAGGAACGCGGCCTGCTCGGCTCGGAAACCTATGCCGCACACCCCGTCTATCCGGTGGCGAAGACGGTCGCGAACCTGACGCTCGACATCCTCCAGACCGCCGGGCCGGCGCGCGACGTGCTGCTCGTCGGTGCCGGGCAGAACACGCTGGAGGATCGCCTGGCCGGCGCCGCGCAGGCGCAGGGCCGCACGGTGACGCCCGAATCGCTGCCGGAACGCGGTTTATTCTATCGCGCCGACCATTTCTCGCTCGCCCGCCGAGGCGTTCCAACACTATTGCTAATGGCCATCAGCGGCACCCCCAACCTGGTGGAGGGCGGTCGCGCTGCGGGACAACGCTGGCTGGACGGCTACATGCGCTGTTACCACCAGACCTGCGATGCATGGTCGGCCGACTGGAACCTTGCGGGCGCGGCGGCCGATGTCGACCTGTTGCGCCGCATCGGGTTCGACCTTGCCAACGACACGCGCTGGCCGGAATGGAACGCAACATCCGAATTCAAGGCGATCCGCGCCGCCACCGCCGCACAGCGAGGTGGCAGCTGA
- a CDS encoding multidrug effflux MFS transporter — MRAGEFVAFVAALMAVNALGVDLMLPALADIGHQLAVTTANHRQWIITVYMLGFGAGQLVYGPLADRYGRRPILLVTLAGFVAASVFAASSQTFPALLGARVLQGLMSASTRVLAVAIVRDRYAGRQMARTLSVAQMIFFLVPIMAPSLGQVLLAFGPWRFIFYALAGFAAFVLAWSCIRLRESLPVERRSPLSLAALGSAYRLTLTNRFSAGYAVAASMTFGGIIAFVSSAQQIFVDEFHAGERFTILFAVCAFSMGCASFANSRLVERLGTRLISQTALIALIALSSIHLAVIAGGMETLATYMLFQALSMTCIGLCGSNFGAMAMEPVGHIAGTASSIQGFITSVGAVIVGSMIGQAYDGSTYPLAIGYLAIGVLVLAVVYLIEDRQLFQARNAA, encoded by the coding sequence ATGCGCGCCGGGGAATTCGTCGCGTTCGTCGCAGCGCTCATGGCGGTCAACGCGCTGGGCGTGGACCTGATGCTGCCCGCGCTGGCGGATATCGGGCATCAGCTCGCCGTCACGACGGCGAACCACCGGCAGTGGATCATCACCGTGTACATGCTGGGGTTCGGCGCGGGACAGCTCGTCTATGGTCCGCTGGCGGACCGTTATGGTCGCCGGCCGATCCTGCTCGTCACCCTTGCCGGCTTCGTCGCCGCCAGCGTGTTCGCCGCGAGTTCGCAAACCTTTCCTGCGCTGCTGGGCGCGCGCGTCCTCCAGGGGCTGATGTCTGCGTCGACCCGCGTGCTGGCGGTCGCGATCGTGCGGGATCGCTACGCCGGTCGCCAGATGGCACGCACGCTGTCGGTGGCGCAGATGATCTTCTTCCTGGTCCCGATCATGGCACCCAGCCTGGGGCAGGTGCTGTTGGCGTTCGGTCCCTGGCGCTTCATCTTCTATGCCCTCGCCGGGTTTGCGGCCTTCGTCCTCGCCTGGTCCTGCATCCGCCTGCGCGAATCCCTGCCGGTCGAGCGCCGCTCGCCGCTGTCGCTCGCGGCGCTCGGCAGCGCCTATCGGCTGACGCTGACCAACCGCTTCTCCGCCGGCTATGCCGTGGCGGCGTCGATGACCTTCGGCGGGATCATCGCGTTCGTGTCCTCCGCGCAGCAGATCTTCGTCGATGAATTCCACGCCGGCGAACGCTTCACCATCCTCTTCGCCGTCTGCGCCTTTTCGATGGGCTGCGCGTCCTTTGCCAACAGCCGGCTGGTCGAGCGGCTCGGCACGCGGCTGATCTCGCAGACCGCCCTCATCGCCCTCATCGCCCTGTCGTCGATCCACCTCGCCGTGATCGCCGGCGGCATGGAGACGCTGGCGACGTACATGCTGTTCCAGGCGCTCAGCATGACCTGCATCGGCCTGTGCGGATCGAACTTCGGCGCCATGGCGATGGAGCCGGTCGGCCATATCGCCGGCACCGCATCGTCGATCCAGGGCTTCATCACCAGCGTCGGCGCCGTGATCGTCGGTTCCATGATCGGTCAGGCTTATGACGGATCCACCTATCCGCTCGCCATCGGCTATCTCGCGATCGGCGTCCTGGTGCTGGCGGTCGTATATCTGATCGAGGATCGCCAGCTGTTCCAGGCGCGCAACGCCGCGTGA
- a CDS encoding ComEA family DNA-binding protein yields MDTGQDEQARRLNVNSATAQELDAIPGLQGHGFEIVRYRGERGQFTDLRQLEEVPGLAGKIDGSRAALRVGES; encoded by the coding sequence ATGGATACCGGTCAAGACGAACAGGCACGGCGACTGAACGTCAACAGTGCCACCGCACAGGAATTGGACGCTATTCCCGGCCTACAGGGCCATGGGTTCGAGATCGTGCGCTATCGTGGCGAGCGCGGGCAATTCACCGATCTGCGCCAGCTCGAAGAGGTGCCGGGGCTGGCCGGCAAGATCGATGGCAGCCGGGCGGCGTTGCGCGTCGGCGAATCGTAA
- a CDS encoding IS3 family transposase (programmed frameshift): MKRKQFSEEQIIGILKEAEAGAVVTELCRKHGMSSATYYAWKAKFGGLEVSDAKRLRSLEEENARLKRLLADTMLDNAGLKDLLSKKLVTPAAKRQAVAHLQATLGMSERRACAVVGADRTSMRYRSCRADDGDLRSRLRELAQQRRRFGYRRLHILLRRDGITINRKKTQRLYREEGLTVRRRKGRRRAGGARAPAPVLALPNQRWSLDFVHDQLVTGRRFRVLNIVDDVTRECLRAVVDTSISGRRVVRELTDLIAERGRPKMIVSDNGTELTSNAVLAWSSDAGVEWHYIAPGKPTQNGFVESFNGRMRDELLNETLFFTVRQARSILARWVDDYNTERPHSSLGYATPAAFAAGLEQQWAGLTPPIASTALMRNNTGRSLVAAG; the protein is encoded by the exons ATGAAGCGGAAGCAGTTTTCGGAAGAGCAGATCATCGGCATCCTGAAGGAGGCCGAGGCGGGTGCGGTGGTGACGGAACTGTGCCGCAAGCACGGCATGTCGAGCGCGACCTACTATGCATGGAAGGCGAAGTTCGGCGGCCTGGAGGTATCTGACGCGAAGCGTCTGAGGTCGCTTGAAGAGGAGAACGCGCGGCTCAAGCGGCTGCTTGCGGACACGATGCTGGACAACGCGGGGTTGAAAGACCTGCTGTCAAAAAAGT TGGTGACGCCCGCCGCGAAGCGACAAGCGGTTGCGCATCTCCAGGCGACGTTGGGGATGAGCGAGCGGCGGGCGTGTGCTGTCGTCGGGGCGGACCGCACGAGCATGCGGTATCGCTCGTGCCGGGCAGATGATGGCGACCTTCGGTCGCGTCTGCGCGAGCTGGCGCAGCAGCGCCGACGGTTCGGCTATCGACGGCTGCACATCCTGCTGCGCCGGGACGGCATCACGATCAACCGCAAGAAGACCCAGCGGCTCTACCGTGAGGAAGGGCTGACGGTCAGGCGCCGGAAGGGACGAAGGCGCGCCGGTGGCGCGCGGGCACCTGCGCCGGTGCTGGCGCTCCCCAACCAGCGCTGGAGCCTGGACTTCGTGCACGACCAGCTCGTCACTGGCCGACGGTTCCGCGTGCTCAACATCGTCGACGACGTGACGCGCGAGTGCCTTCGGGCAGTGGTGGACACGTCGATTTCGGGCCGGCGGGTCGTGCGCGAGTTGACCGATCTGATCGCGGAACGTGGCAGGCCAAAGATGATCGTCAGCGACAACGGGACCGAACTGACGTCGAACGCGGTGCTTGCCTGGTCCAGCGACGCGGGCGTCGAGTGGCATTACATCGCGCCGGGCAAGCCGACGCAGAACGGGTTCGTCGAGAGCTTCAACGGTCGCATGCGCGACGAGCTGCTCAACGAGACGCTATTCTTCACGGTTCGCCAGGCCCGCTCGATCCTGGCGCGCTGGGTCGACGACTACAACACCGAGCGGCCGCACTCGTCGCTAGGCTACGCTACCCCGGCTGCGTTCGCTGCCGGGCTCGAACAGCAATGGGCGGGGTTAACCCCGCCCATTGCTTCAACTGCGCTCATGCGCAACAACACCGGTCGGTCTCTGGTCGCAGCTGGATGA
- a CDS encoding response regulator gives MCHVLIIEDDWLIADHIAQLVEAAGARSVDMADTEDDAVTQALARPPEVIISDVNLQAGGRGPDAVRRIVAALGEMPVMFVTGEPRTFQPHSPAMRVLHKPVDDRTLVATFRAIAPLP, from the coding sequence ATGTGTCATGTGCTCATCATCGAGGACGATTGGTTGATCGCCGATCATATCGCCCAATTGGTGGAAGCCGCGGGCGCGCGTTCGGTGGACATGGCCGATACCGAGGACGACGCCGTCACCCAGGCATTGGCCCGTCCGCCCGAAGTCATTATATCGGACGTCAATCTGCAGGCAGGCGGCAGGGGCCCCGACGCCGTCCGGCGCATCGTCGCCGCGCTTGGCGAGATGCCGGTCATGTTCGTGACCGGCGAACCCCGCACGTTCCAGCCGCATTCGCCGGCGATGCGGGTGTTGCACAAGCCGGTCGACGACCGGACGCTGGTCGCGACATTCCGCGCCATCGCACCGCTGCCCTAG
- a CDS encoding transglutaminase-like domain-containing protein — MDEDLNHLGLIDEDEIALDHAALALALPDHAGTDLTPYHDLLDAIATRLDLVGADADTPAARADALATVLAGEFGFAGDAATYDDPANADLIGVLDRRRGLPVSLSILWVAMARRLGWSADVLDVPGHVLVVVGEKAAPVIVDPFAGGVRVGAERLAALVEASAGAGRAVTHVAAMPNRAVLVRLLQNQASRAERSGRGRRALDLYVRMTVIAPAYPHAWWERARLECVDNRRSAARASLGAMLEITRDPDMRRRVTAMLGALPAD; from the coding sequence ATGGATGAAGACCTGAACCACCTAGGCCTGATCGATGAGGACGAGATCGCCCTCGATCACGCCGCCCTGGCGCTGGCGCTGCCGGATCATGCCGGCACCGATCTCACCCCGTATCACGACCTCCTCGACGCTATCGCGACGCGGCTCGATCTTGTCGGCGCCGATGCCGACACACCGGCCGCGCGTGCCGATGCTCTGGCGACGGTGCTGGCCGGGGAATTCGGGTTCGCCGGCGACGCCGCAACCTACGACGATCCCGCCAACGCGGACCTGATCGGCGTCCTCGATCGCCGCCGCGGCCTGCCGGTGAGCCTGTCGATCCTGTGGGTCGCGATGGCGCGGCGGCTCGGCTGGAGCGCCGATGTGCTCGACGTTCCCGGCCACGTCCTGGTCGTCGTGGGGGAAAAGGCTGCTCCGGTGATCGTCGATCCGTTCGCGGGCGGCGTGCGCGTCGGCGCCGAACGCCTCGCCGCGCTGGTCGAGGCATCGGCCGGCGCGGGCCGCGCGGTGACACACGTCGCGGCGATGCCCAACCGGGCGGTGCTCGTCCGGCTGCTGCAGAACCAGGCCTCGCGGGCCGAACGGTCTGGCAGGGGGCGTCGCGCGCTCGACCTCTACGTGCGGATGACGGTGATTGCGCCGGCGTACCCACATGCGTGGTGGGAACGCGCCCGGCTCGAATGCGTCGACAACCGCAGATCGGCCGCCCGTGCCAGCCTGGGTGCCATGCTGGAGATCACGCGCGACCCGGATATGCGTCGGCGGGTCACCGCGATGCTCGGTGCGCTGCCAGCCGATTGA